In Burkholderia savannae, the DNA window TTATGCAGCTGGTTCGCGTTCACACCCGCCTTCAACGCCAGTCCGGCAATTGACGCGCCCGGCTGCAGGCAGGCTTCAATCAGCTTGCGCTTACCCTCGGCGTCAAACCTGCGCTTGCCCGTCGCGGTCACGCCGGTCACCCGCAGTGGCAGGAAATCAACTTCGTTCTGTGTCATCGGTTGCGTCCGCAAGTTGTAGTTGCGGACGCAAGCCTGCGCTCGTTCAGCTTTCGATTCTAGGTGGGGTTAAATTCGCGCTTACAGTTCATGGAACCAAGTCTTCAATACCTGGGCCGTGTTTGACCACAACGGGATGCTTCGTTCCTTGCGGCCCTTGCCCATCAGGTTGATCAGCGTGCTGCCGCTGAACTGGACCTGCTCCTGTCGGAGCGCGATGATTTCGGAAACGCGCGCTCCGGTGTTGTACATCGTCAGCAGCAGTGCATAGTCGCGACGACCGCGCCATAGAGACCGGTCGGGAGCAGCAAGCAGCGCATCGATTTCGACTCGGGTGAGCGCCTGCACCAGCAGTCGATCGGTCCGCTTCAACGGAATCGCAAGTACGCGGGTACGGTTCCCGCGTACTCAGGAAAACTGCTCTGCAAGCACTGGCGGGGCGTTCGCGTTGAAGATAGGCGCACAATGCTTCGCCGACCTCGCAAGGCAACGGCAGTCTCCGTTCGCGGTGAGACTTTCCAGGACGAACGCGCACGCAGCCCTCGACCCAGTCGATGTCGTCGAGCATCAAATGCGTGAGCTCGCAGGCCCGTACGCCCATTCTCGCCAGGACCAGCAACATCGCCCGATTGCGCAACTCGTGAGCGCTGCCGTCGAGCGCTGCTCCGAGCACGCGCTCGGTCTCCTCTGTGGTGAGACGAACCGGCAGAGAGGCGTACTTCCACTGGAGCATCGAGGGAATCGCGGCTTCGAGCTCACGGCCCGCCATGCCGCAGAACATCAGATACCGGAGCCAAGCTCGCAGTGCAGTACCTGGCTTCTTGCGCGAGTGTCCGTGAAGACGTGCAGCCTCTTGGCGAACAAAGGCGGTGCGCCATTCCGCGCGAGGCACCCACTGGTCACGGGCGATT includes these proteins:
- a CDS encoding tyrosine-type recombinase/integrase, which produces MQALTRVEIDALLAAPDRSLWRGRRDYALLLTMYNTGARVSEIIALRQEQVQFSGSTLINLMGKGRKERSIPLWSNTAQVLKTWFHEL